A window of Acinetobacter sp. TR3 contains these coding sequences:
- a CDS encoding O-methyltransferase, whose amino-acid sequence MTSTVFLQRIADLYDEFKQHDARQSDRLRRYRNIEAESAKLLGMLVRTQQSKQILEIGTSTGYSTLWLAEAAKSVGGKVQTLEINAFRSAQAKKYAEEFGLESFIDFWVGDASDYLAQATESYDLILLDAERGCYVSYWNDLKRLLQFSGNTLIVDNVISHAAEVKDFLELIKADENYMSTILPVGAGLCMVVLK is encoded by the coding sequence ATGACGAGCACCGTTTTTTTACAACGTATTGCTGATTTATATGATGAATTTAAGCAACATGATGCTCGGCAGTCTGATCGTTTAAGACGTTACCGAAATATTGAAGCAGAATCTGCTAAGTTACTTGGGATGTTAGTACGTACTCAGCAATCAAAGCAGATTCTAGAAATTGGAACATCGACAGGATATTCAACCTTATGGTTGGCTGAAGCCGCAAAATCAGTTGGAGGTAAAGTTCAAACCTTAGAGATTAATGCTTTCCGTAGTGCTCAAGCCAAGAAATATGCTGAAGAATTTGGATTAGAGAGTTTTATTGATTTTTGGGTGGGCGATGCCTCAGATTATTTGGCACAAGCAACTGAATCCTATGATCTAATTTTATTAGATGCAGAGCGTGGCTGTTATGTGAGTTATTGGAATGATTTAAAACGTCTATTGCAGTTCTCGGGTAATACTTTAATCGTAGATAATGTGATTTCGCATGCTGCTGAGGTCAAAGATTTTCTTGAGTTGATCAAAGCAGATGAAAACTATATGAGTACCATTTTGCCTGTTGGTGCTGGTCTATGTATGGTCGTCCTGAAGTAA
- a CDS encoding DUF1653 domain-containing protein: MVLQRGIYQHYKGQIYQVFNVARHSETEEQLVVYQCLYGDYSMWVRPLSMFVETVELEDGQVIPRFKLIQAT; the protein is encoded by the coding sequence ATGGTATTACAACGTGGTATTTATCAACACTACAAGGGTCAAATTTATCAGGTATTTAATGTTGCTCGACATAGCGAAACTGAGGAACAACTTGTTGTATATCAGTGTTTATATGGTGATTATTCAATGTGGGTGCGTCCATTATCAATGTTTGTTGAAACAGTTGAACTTGAAGATGGGCAAGTTATTCCACGTTTTAAATTAATACAAGCGACTTAA
- a CDS encoding IS1-like element ISPa14 family transposase has protein sequence MRITLEIKCPTCLSDSIKKNGIKVDGKQNYQCKDCKRQFIGDHALSYLGCNSGITRKILQLMVRGSGIRDIAEVERISIGKVLRTLTESTYQIQPKQSHYESLEVDEFWTFVGNKNNKQWLIYAYHRETGEIVAYVWGKRDLATVQRLKTKLKQLGIHYTRIASDHWDSFITAFKNCKQSIGKFFTVGIEGNNCKIRHRIRRGFRRSCNFSKKIENHFKAFDLTFFYINNGFI, from the coding sequence ATGCGAATAACTCTAGAAATCAAATGTCCAACCTGCCTCAGTGACAGTATAAAGAAAAATGGCATCAAAGTAGATGGGAAACAAAACTATCAGTGCAAAGACTGTAAACGTCAGTTTATTGGTGACCATGCTCTGAGCTATCTAGGATGTAATTCAGGCATTACTCGAAAAATATTACAGTTGATGGTCAGAGGTAGTGGTATACGAGATATCGCTGAAGTTGAGCGAATCAGTATCGGTAAAGTTTTACGTACTTTAACCGAATCGACCTACCAAATTCAGCCTAAACAAAGTCATTATGAGTCTCTTGAAGTTGATGAGTTTTGGACTTTTGTGGGAAATAAAAATAATAAACAATGGCTTATTTACGCCTACCATCGAGAAACAGGTGAGATTGTTGCTTATGTTTGGGGTAAAAGAGACTTAGCTACAGTTCAACGATTGAAGACAAAGCTTAAACAATTAGGTATTCACTACACCCGAATTGCAAGTGATCATTGGGACAGTTTCATAACTGCTTTTAAAAACTGCAAGCAAAGTATTGGTAAATTTTTTACTGTAGGTATTGAAGGTAATAATTGCAAAATAAGGCATCGAATTAGGCGCGGTTTTAGAAGGAGTTGTAATTTTTCAAAAAAGATTGAAAACCATTTTAAAGCTTTCGACTTAACCTTTTTTTACATCAATAATGGCTTCATTTAA
- a CDS encoding alkane 1-monooxygenase gives MNMHTQLDVEQATTTFKDKKRHLWLLGLAVPTIAMSGLAGYQFGPKKTKKFFASFGPLFIHGVIPALDKLIGEDTENPPLDAIADLEADPYYSRIVKLFIPLQYATNIYGTYLASRKGTSLADQALLGTLVGMVNGIAINTAHELSHKGGRLEHYLSHLALAPSGYNHFRIEHPYGHHRRVATPEDPASSRLGETFWKFLPRTVIGSFKSAIEIEKNRLERKKLPFFCKENELIHGWAMSAIYHAAMFSKFGVRSVPFQVTQAAYAITLFESVNYIEHYGLKREKKANGQYERTLPEHSWNNNNVVTNLFLYQLQRHSDHHANPTRSFQTLRHFEDAPQLPAGYGAMILPAFIPSWWSKIMDDRVVEHYKGNMEKINIHPDAKEKILEKYAEQAEVEAA, from the coding sequence ATGAATATGCATACTCAACTGGATGTAGAGCAGGCAACAACAACTTTTAAAGATAAAAAACGTCATTTGTGGTTATTGGGTTTGGCTGTACCGACTATTGCAATGAGTGGTTTAGCGGGTTATCAATTTGGACCGAAAAAAACCAAAAAATTCTTTGCCTCTTTTGGCCCATTATTTATTCATGGTGTTATTCCTGCATTGGATAAGTTAATTGGCGAGGACACAGAAAATCCACCACTTGATGCGATTGCAGATTTAGAAGCTGATCCATATTATTCTCGAATTGTTAAACTTTTTATTCCATTGCAATATGCGACCAATATTTACGGCACTTACTTGGCAAGCCGTAAAGGTACATCACTTGCAGATCAAGCGTTATTGGGTACGTTGGTGGGGATGGTGAATGGTATTGCCATCAATACGGCGCATGAATTGAGCCATAAAGGCGGTCGTCTCGAACATTATTTATCACATTTGGCATTAGCTCCATCGGGCTATAATCATTTCCGTATTGAGCATCCATATGGTCATCACCGCCGTGTTGCGACGCCAGAAGATCCAGCCTCATCTCGACTTGGTGAAACTTTCTGGAAATTTTTACCGCGTACAGTGATTGGTAGTTTCAAATCAGCGATTGAAATTGAGAAAAATCGTTTAGAGCGTAAAAAATTACCATTCTTCTGTAAAGAAAATGAGTTGATTCATGGATGGGCGATGTCTGCCATATACCATGCAGCCATGTTTAGCAAATTTGGAGTGCGTTCAGTACCGTTCCAAGTGACTCAGGCTGCCTATGCGATTACTTTGTTTGAATCGGTAAATTATATTGAGCATTATGGTTTAAAACGTGAAAAGAAAGCCAATGGTCAATATGAGCGTACTTTACCTGAACATAGTTGGAACAATAACAATGTAGTGACTAACTTGTTCTTGTATCAATTACAGCGTCACTCAGATCATCATGCAAATCCAACACGTAGCTTCCAGACTTTACGTCATTTTGAAGATGCACCGCAATTACCAGCAGGTTATGGTGCGATGATTTTGCCAGCCTTTATTCCTTCATGGTGGTCAAAAATTATGGATGATCGAGTTGTAGAGCATTACAAAGGGAATATGGAGAAAATTAATATTCATCCAGACGCAAAAGAAAAAATATTAGAGAAGTATGCTGAACAAGCTGAAGTCGAAGCTGCTTAA
- a CDS encoding helix-turn-helix domain-containing protein, producing the protein MQKQQIPVIPSRYYLRLIEILIGTHQYDNEVLNAFHNELSKTELLSIQQIEQFIALGLSLPNTEDLAFELGKNLKLSSHSLVGYALMTSPNLEHALRLIAQYFRLIMPSFKLSIQFPTHQHKVELLLEPILQMNKQCLAFHIEAIAVGFYYSLLELAGQQLQRYQIYLSIPEPVYAERYIHLVKANFHFNYTWISGIRVVIDQQQLALPLPLADAHSLKVVEQRCQEQIQKIYHQGEIVEWVSMMLRQANQIPTLTECAKVLNISTKTLQRYLQQQGVEFQNLKQQISTERAIDLLKNSKFTITHIAYELGYSNPANFTRAFNKIIGCSPQSYRLKYQNQMPLLQDDHT; encoded by the coding sequence GTGCAAAAACAGCAAATCCCTGTTATTCCGTCTCGTTATTATTTACGGTTGATCGAAATTCTGATTGGTACTCATCAATATGATAATGAGGTATTAAACGCATTTCATAACGAACTTTCTAAAACTGAGCTTTTATCAATTCAACAAATTGAACAATTTATTGCACTTGGCCTGAGCCTACCTAATACAGAAGATTTGGCTTTTGAACTCGGTAAAAATCTAAAACTCAGTTCGCATAGTTTGGTTGGATATGCATTAATGACCAGTCCAAATTTAGAACATGCATTGAGATTAATCGCACAATATTTTCGGCTAATTATGCCAAGCTTTAAGCTATCGATTCAATTTCCAACTCATCAACATAAGGTTGAGTTATTACTTGAACCCATCTTGCAAATGAATAAGCAATGTTTAGCATTTCATATTGAAGCAATTGCCGTTGGATTTTATTACAGCTTATTAGAACTTGCAGGACAACAATTACAACGTTACCAAATTTATTTAAGTATACCCGAGCCTGTTTATGCTGAACGCTATATACATCTCGTTAAAGCAAATTTTCATTTTAATTACACATGGATATCAGGTATACGCGTTGTTATTGATCAGCAACAACTGGCACTGCCATTACCTTTGGCGGATGCTCATAGCCTAAAAGTGGTTGAACAACGTTGTCAGGAACAGATTCAGAAAATTTATCATCAAGGTGAAATTGTTGAATGGGTCAGCATGATGTTAAGACAAGCCAATCAGATTCCAACATTAACCGAATGCGCTAAAGTTCTAAATATTTCCACCAAAACTTTACAACGTTATTTGCAGCAACAAGGAGTTGAATTTCAAAATTTAAAGCAGCAGATTAGCACCGAGCGGGCCATTGATTTATTAAAGAATTCCAAGTTTACCATCACCCATATTGCTTATGAATTAGGCTATTCGAACCCTGCCAACTTTACCCGTGCATTTAATAAAATTATTGGTTGTAGCCCACAAAGCTATCGCCTAAAATATCAAAATCAGATGCCCTTACTTCAGGACGACCATACATAG
- a CDS encoding KTSC domain-containing protein — MEKTVVVTSWKYDISSRYLKIFYSNGTAELYHPVPEFIYNNLLRTSDKTAFVHKYLEFDLHFKRLYLLAS; from the coding sequence ATGGAAAAAACTGTTGTTGTAACCTCTTGGAAATATGATATTTCTTCACGTTATTTAAAAATTTTCTATAGCAATGGCACTGCCGAGCTTTATCACCCTGTTCCAGAGTTTATTTATAATAATTTACTACGCACCTCGGATAAGACCGCATTTGTTCATAAATACCTTGAGTTTGATCTTCACTTTAAACGACTTTATCTTTTAGCCTCATAA